GGCGGATCATTCTTACCCACAACCGGAATTGCTTGACGGCAGCATTGCACGAGGCGTGGCCGAGGTGGAAGCAATGGCCACCCTGACCCACAGTCGGCAACCCTCACAGCGTGTACCTcccgcctcgctgccgcactcTTCGCATCTGCCAGACGGAACTccggcagccgcagtggtTCCTGCGACGCCATCATTGCCTAGGAAGCCGCCAACACCcctgacgccgccgccatctgTGCCGTGTCGCCCAGAGGCCCCCTTACCGATCAGGATGCCTGGCAGCGACGCTACTAGTGTGGCCCTGCGCAAAGCTATCGAAGAAGCCGAGGAAGTATGGACACGTGGGCTCGACACGGAGTGCATTTCCAATCCTGAGGGCCGCAGTGCGGAGACGGGCATGTCATCTATCAGCACCACGTCATCTTCTTCCTCCGACGCGGTCTTTTTTGCAGAGGTgactcagctgcagcagcaggcggcaCGGCTAACGGAAGACTCTGCCCGatccgccgcctctcttcaAGCGCTAACGAGCGGCCTGCTTCGCATCCTCGGCCCACATGCAGCACTCTCAAGTCTCGTGGGAGAGCAGTACTCGAAGACACCGCTAGTGCATCTGCCGTGGTTCCTGATTGCAGTACTCGAGGGATTGTTGAACAACAACGCAGACGCAGACGATGAGGGCGGTGCCGCATTGAAGCAGGTAGAGGTGGCGGAAAAGCAACCGGTGTCACCGCGTCCCTgcagcgatgctgctgagattggcagcagcggtggccatGCCGTTTGACACGCAGTACCACCGAATGAGGggcctttccccccttctccctccgaGATATGAATAGTAAGGCCTGACATCTTGCTGTCCACCTCTCCAAAGCACTCGCTTCTttcgcctttctcttccctcacgAATGCGTCTCGCGTATGTCGAGTTATGTGGCAGCAATGAGCACGTCGAGGCTTTGTTGCGTGTGGTGTTCTGCCAGTGACGCGGCCATCTCACCCCTTCCTCTGTCCCACCTCTGTTTCTCGCACACGTGCGTTCAAGGGACGAGGTTGCGCCCTAGCGAGGATACGGTAGCGTGTAAGCGCCgtggaagaagggggaaaagaagacgcGCAGGTGTTCACGCGTGCGAGctactgctgcagcaggtaTACGCACCGCTATAGACATCCAAGCATATACGAACAAGTCGACACATGGATGCTGTTGGATCGCGTTCTTCGCTTGATCATCTCTCAGTCTCCTGAGCTTGGTGAcacagctgccgcgcagATGCGTATCTTTTCAGAGAGCAGCTGGGTTCCATTTTCTAAGTATTCCCTGTGGCCCTTCGTTTCATTGGCGACTGTCCGTGCAGGGGCGTCTTTGTGGGCGTCAGTATTAAGTGCGTGCCCACAAATCAATTCTTTGAAAGTGCAGTTTTCTGCTCTTGTctgctcacctccccccctttttctccttgaAGCAATGAAAGTGGAAAGAAGACAGAAGGATCGAGGAGAGGCCATGCCCCCATGAAGGCCAGCGCGCATGGATATGCTCGCTTCGTCATGTAGGATGTGCGTGGCAGTGTCtgggtgtgtgcttgtttCCCTCTGTTGATCCTAGAAGGGCAgcctgcggcagtgcatGGCGGTGAGTGTGCCCTCTGATACGCGGCTATACGCGAGTGTGACTCTCTGGCCACTCAATTGTGCGTTTTCTCTCATGTCTCACACTCTGCTTtggcgtgcttgtgtgctcGTACGTGCCTTCCGTGCgtggcgcgcgcgctgccaTGTGTTCGCTGGCACCACTAACAACTTTTCTGTGATCCTTTTCTGTTAAACACGCTCTCACCGCTACACGTACGTTCAagcagggaaaagggaaactCGTGAGGGCCACAAAAGAGCCACACGACTGACGTATGGGTTAGGAGAGGGCATGCGGGGCCCGTTAGGGAGAGGACATGGGGCACTGGTGCTGCAAGACACCGTCGCTTCCCCAGTGTCGACGGTGCCGTTTTGGCGTCCCCCAGCCACCGCTGTCAAAAGGCCGAGCTACGGCTCCAATATGATCCCACTGCGCATGCGATTCGACGGATACCGGCGCGCCACGACCTCCACTGCTTCGTGGTACTGCCTTACCCCTGCGCGATGCAGGACAACAATGCCGGAGAGTGCATACGCAGGGTCATGTGAGCCGGAGCTTTGCTTGCTGTGCGATACCCCCTACACCTCCTGGACGGCACACACCCGCGAGCACGCTCATGTGGCGCGCTCAGTGGTGTGCCGTTTCTTTGTGATgccagagagaagcgagagcaTTATGCAGCACCTGGAGCGGCACATCGCTCTAGACCTCAAGGAGGTGGATGCCCTCACAGCCCGCAAGGTAGAGCGACGCCGTGAGCGTCTTCTTGCGGGCCTTGTGCACCTTGTCGAGAAGGGGGTGCTGCGGTATAGCATAcccacgctgccgccgtcaaCGCCAACAGGCGGGAAAACTGGCAGAAGACGAGACATCGGCATTGGTGGCGCGTCGCTTGAGGTCAACTTGGACCGCTTTCTCACCTGTGTCCTTGTCGGGGAAGCGTTCCTGCGCCGTGAGGTACTTGACCGATGCGCGCGGCTGATACCGTCTCTCAAGGCGGTGGAACTGAACAGCGTAGTGGCGTACTTGACGTCAACACGCCAAGTGGCTCGCATTTTCGATGAACTATcactgctggagctgctggtaGCGCGCGCAGAGTCGGACAAAGCTCCTgagagcgccaccaccgtcttTGCAAGAGTGACAGAGCCAGCGAACGTGGAGCCGCTGAGCGCGACCGCTGGGGCACCTTCGTCAGGCAGTGACACAAGCACAGACGCCTCACCTCTGCCGcggccttcttcttccatgccggccgccactccttcctctcccatACGTTGGAATCTCTCTCATGAGGACAAGGCGTACATCATGTGTGCCTGCCTCGGCGAGCTGCACCGCTTTCACGAACAGGAACGACCGCGCTCCGTCGCCTccaaggcagcggcagacgccATTGTGCTAAACGTGCTTGCCGGACACGGGCGTGAGAACCTGGTGTCGGAGTTGGTACATGACACACTGCAGCGTATGGTGGACGAGGGGACGGTGatctggcggcagcaccaggaGGATGTGAAGCGGCGCGGCCTTTCATCCGAGGCAAACTTGACAGCGAAGAATGGAATCGGTGAGCAGTCTGCACTGGACATGGACGGTCGGATGTCTGAGGGCTTACGGTACATGCGCACCGCGCCGTTGGCGTCAAagccgtcaccgccgtcgGCGTCTGTGGGTGCACTGGAtagtgctgcagcggagaggcTCGTGTCTTCCTACCTGCCCTTCAAAGATATCGATCAACTTGGCAGcgaagagaacgaggcgGTGAAagccacaacaacaacgctgTCAAGGTCGAGCACGGACGACACCTGCATCACCACTCCAGATTTCATTGCAGCGCTTCACACTTCGGCGAAGAACTGGAAGCCGCTCACGGCGGAGCTGAGGCAACGTGGAAAGGATTGGAATCGGCTACCCTTTGCGCCTAGTTCACCCAAACTAAAAGTGTGGAAGAAGCCGCGCTAAACACAGTGCGCTGAAggcctgtgtgcgcgtctttgTGCGGATGTTTATGCTTGTCTGCGGATGCGTCATGTTGTGAAGGCTCAAGTGGATCCATTCAGTGGTTGTTTTGCCCATCTTGTTGAGAGCCCCTGGTGCTTGTGGTCATGGCGGTGTTGGTTGCCAACGTGGCGTTGTAAGCGGCGCAGGGGCGGCCACCAATGAAGGTGCTTTGAGTGCCATTGAATGGAGGAGTAATTTATTTTTCGTCTGcctacgcgtgtgtgtatccCTCTCACTGGCGCACAGCGCTGAGTGACACCCACTCAAGCAGAGTGCAAGAGGGAGGTGCCGCACAGGTGTATTTATGGATATATCGatcgaaaagagaagggaaaaagtgccgcggcagtggtgctgaCCCTGCTCGGAAGCTCAGTTACTGCCCTGTCGCTGATGACTGTGTGGCAGTGCAGCCAATATaggcagcgcgtgcagaaGCACACCTCTGAGACGGCGCAAAAGAGCCGAGCGCACGACATCTACAGCAGACCATGATGAAGACACCCAACGACGGTTATAACTGTTGTCGTGTTCTTCCCCCGCGTTTATTTTCTCTGGAATTCTCGCACACGCCGCGCACACCCCTAATGCGCAGGCCTGACCGCGATGACTCTCGTCCGcgttccccccctctctctgttccctcctcctgcacaccACTGTCCGCCGTTATTTGACCCATGCGCTCTGCCTTTCTTTCATTGCGTCGCTTGTGTCTGCGATACTGAGAGCCACATGCGAGAAAAGAAATCGAGAGAGGCTCATCACTCTACTCCAAACACAAACGAATTCACGCAACCGCAACGGATCTGTAGtcccaacagcagcagactacccctcccctccgcacTATCCTTCTTCTCACTACACGGACTTCACTTGTTCGAGCCATTGACAGCAGAGGCACATAGCCGCATCCTtctctgcatctctctctctctctgcccttATCCTCAtttctttgcctttcctcACTCTCTGCTCCAGCTCATTCTGCGACTTTCCCCTTGAGGGTATCCCCGAAGCATTTGGTCGCTGAAAATCACTGCagccttccccctccctgtgTTTGCCTTTGCTTCATTTTTTCATTCTCCTCTGCAGTTTCGGTGAGCTCTCTGTGGCGTTATCGGTGTGTGCTCCTATCTCTATCTCTCTTttggtttgtgtgtgtgtgtgtgggaccGCGCGTTTATCTTCGTTTGTGGCTGGGTACGTGGATTCACttgctcgccgccgctgccctgctccgcccccctttttttgcttATTCTGCCATTCTCCCGCTTCCTCATCTCTTACATTATTTGTgcaggaggaaggggggagggaggaggtcggGTTGTCGGTGTTTATTTTTTCCTTCGTTGCTACGGCGCGTTTGCATCCTTaacgtggcggtggcggtcaTCGTTTCTTTCGTATTTTACagtttttgttgttttctcaTTTTTCTCTATtcgccttttttcccttttgggGGTAAGTCgcgcgcatctcctcctcctcctctgtcctctctccctccatccGCTCTGCAGTCCTTCTCGAAGTTGTCGGTTGGTTATTCGTGTTGTTatttcttttctgtgttcTCCGACGTTCTTGGCACCTGTACTACCCTTCCCTCACACGGTTACTGCTCTCGTGCTCGCTGGGGAGGGgtgtagcagcagcagcataaCATACCAGCCACAACAGCCGCGCACCCGCAGCAAGTAAGAGGAGCGATAACATGGCGGAGGCAATTCCCATCTCTACCCAGCAGGTCCCCGACAAGAGCGAAGTAGAGCTGGACTTCAAGGACATTCTCGGCCCTATGGGTAGCAATACATGCAAATATGAGAGGGTGCGCGATCTCGGTTCTGGTTCTTTTggcaaggcgctgctggtgcgccgcgtgTCAGATGGGCAGCTACTCGTAGCCAAGCGCATGGATCTGACGACGATGTCGGAGAAGGACAAGAAGTACGCGACGGCGGAGATTCAGTGTCTCGCCTCATGCGACCACTTTGCTATCATTAAGTACCATGAGGATTACGTGGTGGAGCCACACATAGTCATCATCATGGAGTTTGCTGACGCTGGCGACCTGAACATGCAAATCAAGCAGCGCGCCAAGGACGGGTTCATCTACTTCGAGGAGCACGAGGTTGGCTATACCATTGTGCAGTTAGCCATGGCGGTCGACCAcattcaccgccgccgcataCTACACCGCGACATCAAGGGGGCCAATGTGATGCTCATGACGAACGGCGTCATCAAGCTTGGTGACTTCGGCTTCAGCCACCAATACGAGAGCACAGTGAGTGACCAGGTTGCCCAAACGTTCTGCGGCACGCCGTACTACCTCGCACCGGAGCTATGGGGCCACCAGCGGTACAGCAAGAAGGCGGATGTGTGGGCCATGGGTGTTCTTCTCTTTGAGATGATGGCGCTTCGCCGCCCGTTTGTTGGGCAGGGAATGCGCGCGCTGTcggaggcggtgatgtgCAGCAAGCGCGACTGTGAATTGCCACAGCATTATAGCCGCTCACTAAAGGAGTTGTGCAATATTATGCTGCGAGCAGACCCGAACCTGCGCCCCTCCTGTGCGCAGCTCTTCAAGTTGCCATACATGATGAAGTTACTTATGGACTTCGGCACGAGCGTAGACAACTCACAGCTCGTGAGCGACTCCCTCAAGACAAAGATTCACACAAACATCTGTGAAATTCGTCAAGCAAGCGCACATGACCCGGAGGCGTTCGGGTTTGTCGGTCACGTTGGCACCGTGTGCTCATCCGTCTTCTATGAGGGTTACGTGCGTAAGGAGAGTGGGGAAGCGTGGAAAGAACGCTTTCTTGTGTTGCGTGACGGCGGCCTTGTCATCAGCCGACATAAAGGCGACAAGGAGACGAAGCCGCTGCCTGTGGCGTTCATCGACAGTGCCGTCTTCGTGCCGGAGAAGTCTGCTTGCGCGCCTGGCGTCTTCGCAATCCACCTAAGAGACGCCAAGACAATGTGGCTccaggcgctgccgccggaaACAGCGGGGATATGGGTGCATAAGATTCAGCAGTCGATTGGCATATCGTAGCCTAACGAGGAAGGGAGACATATGGTCCAACGCCAACACCAAGAAAGTGACAAGGCTATCGGTCCTAACTGAAGCAATACAGAGAGATCCCACGCCAGTTGTCGAGTGGGAGTTTCATTTTCCCGCGTTGGAGGAGCGCGGTTTTATCAGTGGCTGAGTCAGCCATCGTGCATGTGTATGTACCTTTACGTATGCGCATGTGTTCTCATTGGTATTTTGTGCTACTTGTGCTTGGATGTATTTtcgaggtggtgcgccgcgcaggtgcgcacaACGATAACAAACTGGGTGAAGTAGGCAGATCGGCAGCTCCTGAGAAGAAGGGGCGCTTCTCTGCGGGACTAGTCACCCCCCTCGTTTCggtcccctcctccctcgttttttctttttttcgtttttatTCTTTGGCTTTGTGTtccctcgctcttcctcctcctcatatATGTAGATaaataaatatatatatatatatatatattattttttttctttgtctttctctcctcctttttgcccgctctcccttcccctcctgcTATGCGAAAGGGTCAAGGTGGGCGGAGGACGTAAAAGGGCATAActtggcacacacacactgcaaGAAGGAAGTAAATGAACAGCACGTGGCAGGAAAGTGAAAAAAAAGTGTGTTTCGTTTTGAGGTCCCGATTCCCTGCCATGCAACACGTCAGCTCAATTCCCCACTCTgcccccggcctgccacgggcccatcgcgcggtgcgcagcagccctaGACACGCattgcagcaccgcgccgctACAGCCCCAAACTCCTCCCACACCGCCCCGCTggtcgcaccaccgccgctcccatataccggccgccgcctggcgcatctcgcggagcggcgcaggctcctcacaccagtgggcagcgaggggtcgggggcgatgcgctcgagccacgctggcacgTCGTCCAGCAtatgggtggcacaagcgtgctcactgcggcaggtcgctccgacgcagcgctacCCAGGCCCTTACTgccaacatcagcagccacacatcgCTCTGACACCCCCGCATCGGTAGTACCTGGCCCTGCCGGCACCACGAGTGGTTTGGTGTTGGCAGGGGACAGGggtgctgcttggcttccccacacaaTGGGGGTGCTGGCCCCCTGGAGACACCACGCACCGCGGCGTATCCCCCCGTTATGAGGGACGGCAAAAGAGGCGGATGGATAAGAAACGCCAGTTTGAGCAAGCAAAAATGAATGGCTGCGGTGCGTGCTGAGACATTTTCCAGCGGTGGTTCCGTGTGGGTGTGCTCACGAGGGGTGCAACTACacttcttcccttccctctcttgcagCTTACATgcacatatatatacatatatatggATGCAAGTATGCACCTACCTCGCTTGCGTGCAGCAAGACAGTGTCTCTttcgccttttctctgtgctttGATTGTACTCGGTCTTCTGCTTTAATTTCTTTTTGTTCGCCTTTGGTGAGCTTCTCTATTTTGAGCGCACTGTAGGACTTACCAGGTTTGTTTTCGAGCTTTTGCCTCTCgaagccccccctccccgtctaGTATGCGACGCTGTGGCGTGGATGTTAATCTGTGCTCGTGCGTGCCTTCTTGTTGCAAGTATCTTTCTCTGTCCGTGGCTGGTTGGAGGTGGCCCTCTCTTGCCTTCTTTGCTAGACTAGCGGGGTGTTACGTATCTTTCAGGGCCATCCCTCTTTGTGGGCGTCCGCATcatgggagggagagagggagtgggacTGTCGGCTCCTTCGCTTTGTTCCATCTTCACCTCAGTAAGGAAAAACAAATGGGGGAGGGTTGTGCGTTGTTTTCGGTTTTC
The window above is part of the Leishmania panamensis strain MHOM/PA/94/PSC-1 chromosome 33 sequence genome. Proteins encoded here:
- a CDS encoding hypothetical protein (TriTrypDB/GeneDB-style sysID: LpmP.33.2070), which produces MAEGASEGVLPTMRFFFPDDGVAPSMVDDSFVSLPASWSVESAAGTKNRYAAPPQPQRLEAVREAVTESVGDEATHTVARSGATLTVVASGPTHIAPVDRTPVKSVPCENASSSAMEHECSLAEALAAAPSSLGLLSDEESQRTAAPLSRFSDAEETKPNDMPGRFVADHSYPQPELLDGSIARGVAEVEAMATLTHSRQPSQRVPPASLPHSSHLPDGTPAAAVVPATPSLPRKPPTPLTPPPSVPCRPEAPLPIRMPGSDATSVALRKAIEEAEEVWTRGLDTECISNPEGRSAETGMSSISTTSSSSSDAVFFAEVTQLQQQAARLTEDSARSAASLQALTSGLLRILGPHAALSSLVGEQYSKTPLVHLPWFLIAVLEGLLNNNADADDEGGAALKQVEVAEKQPVSPRPCSDAAEIGSSGGHAV
- a CDS encoding serine/threonine-protein kinase a, putative (TriTrypDB/GeneDB-style sysID: LpmP.33.2090) encodes the protein MAEAIPISTQQVPDKSEVELDFKDILGPMGSNTCKYERVRDLGSGSFGKALLVRRVSDGQLLVAKRMDLTTMSEKDKKYATAEIQCLASCDHFAIIKYHEDYVVEPHIVIIMEFADAGDLNMQIKQRAKDGFIYFEEHEVGYTIVQLAMAVDHIHRRRILHRDIKGANVMLMTNGVIKLGDFGFSHQYESTVSDQVAQTFCGTPYYLAPELWGHQRYSKKADVWAMGVLLFEMMALRRPFVGQGMRALSEAVMCSKRDCELPQHYSRSLKELCNIMLRADPNLRPSCAQLFKLPYMMKLLMDFGTSVDNSQLVSDSLKTKIHTNICEIRQASAHDPEAFGFVGHVGTVCSSVFYEGYVRKESGEAWKERFLVLRDGGLVISRHKGDKETKPLPVAFIDSAVFVPEKSACAPGVFAIHLRDAKTMWLQALPPETAGIWVHKIQQSIGIS
- a CDS encoding RNA editing complex protein MP46 (TriTrypDB/GeneDB-style sysID: LpmP.33.2080), which encodes MPESAYAGSCEPELCLLCDTPYTSWTAHTREHAHVARSVVCRFFVMPERSESIMQHLERHIALDLKEVDALTARKVERRRERLLAGLVHLVEKGVLRYSIPTLPPSTPTGGKTGRRRDIGIGGASLEVNLDRFLTCVLVGEAFLRREVLDRCARLIPSLKAVELNSVVAYLTSTRQVARIFDELSLLELLVARAESDKAPESATTVFARVTEPANVEPLSATAGAPSSGSDTSTDASPLPRPSSSMPAATPSSPIRWNLSHEDKAYIMCACLGELHRFHEQERPRSVASKAAADAIVLNVLAGHGRENLVSELVHDTLQRMVDEGTVIWRQHQEDVKRRGLSSEANLTAKNGIGEQSALDMDGRMSEGLRYMRTAPLASKPSPPSASVGALDSAAAERLVSSYLPFKDIDQLGSEENEAVKATTTTLSRSSTDDTCITTPDFIAALHTSAKNWKPLTAELRQRGKDWNRLPFAPSSPKLKVWKKPR